The Candidatus Margulisiibacteriota bacterium genome segment ATCAGCATCGTCACCGCAATGACCGCAAGCTTCATACAAGGCTGTATTACCATGCACAGCCTTGGCGTTAACGTCTGCTCCCGCTTTTATAAGCATTTCTATAATCTCAAATGGACAACCTTTGTCACAGGCTTTGATCAGCGGTGTTTCCTGGTTTTGTATTACTACATTAACATCGACCTTAGCCTTGATCAGTTCCCTTACAATATCTACATACTTGTTTTCAATAGCTTTTATTAATGCTGTTTCTTCCCCTATTTCAGGTTTCTGGTTCACATTTATACCTTTTGCTATTAAAAGTTTTACAATTTCCAAGTGACCGTCTTTAGCCGCGTTGATCAGCAGCTCTTTTTCCCGCAGTTCTTTGGAATTGATGTCATTAACCAGTTCCAATAAAGCCTGCATTCGATAAACGTCATTATCATATGCCGCCTGACCGAGTTGTCTGGGAATATCCTTGTGATCTTCGGATAGTCTGCCCCTGACTGAAGCAATATTTTTAGCCATTTGTTCTTTTATCGCCTTCTTGTTGCTTTCCCGCAGGTTGATCAAGCAAACGTAAATCGATTTCCTGGCTTTGCTTAAATCGGCTATGCTGGAAAGATGTATGGGTCTGCCGGATAATGGCGAGTAATCATTATAATTAAAAGTGAATACTTCCGGTTTTTGCTCGGCTTTTAAGTAGGCAAAAAAATTAATTCTGGAGAATTCTTCGATAAGGCTGATTCCAAGATTTTTGAGGTGCAGCAGCAACTCTATGGTTTCATCTGCACCATCACCTTTAAATATATTTTCACCCGCAGCCAGTCTGTTTATTTTTTGCTTTAACAGCTGATGATCAGAAGTTATGGCTAATGATAAAATCTTGGCTAACATTTGTTATTCTTTTTTAGCGTATAAAATCTCCAGCAAACTGATTATTCCCTGAAAACCGCCTTTTTTAGCCTGATCCAGAGCGGTTTTTCCTGAGGAATTCTGAATACTGATATCAATACCCGGAAAATGAAGCAATACTTCCGCGATATCCATTTTACCGTTCTCCGCAGCCAACATCAGAGGTGTGTCCCCATTTTCACCGATTGCGTTAACTTCCAGCTCTTTGAACTTTACTAATTCTTTAACCACATTCAGATGGCCGCTGTCTACTGCCAGTATTAATGCCGAATCACTATAATTATTTTTTGTATTAACATTGATTCCGGGTATTTCCAGAAGTTTTTTTACAATTTTTATATGGCCTTTATCTGCGGATAAGGTTAGAGCTGTATCGCCTTCTTCATTTGTGGCATTAACATCCGCTCCTTTTTTTATTAAAAGCTGCAGTTTATCCAGGTCATTATCGTCAGCTGCTTTAATAAGCAATTCGTTTTTTGTAAAAAATTTCCCCGGCGCAGTACCAAACTTCAATACACCGAAATCTCGGGCTAATCTGGGCATTATAAGCTTTGCGTTCATTTCATCGATTCTTTCCAGACATATATAAATGGAAACCCTGACTTTTGTTTTTTCATCATTTTCATCGATTTCCGGTCTTTCTGCTCCCAGTAAAAATCCCAGGTCATATTTAGTTGCCACAGGTTCTATCTTGCCCAATAAAATGCGCAAAACATTATTCTGCCCGGGATAAATATTTTTATAATTAAGTAGTTCCTCCAAAACCTGTTCCGTTTCATTACCATCAAAAATATTTACGCCCCGGCCCAATTCTTCCAGTATAAATAACATGTAGTCAGAAAGCTCATTTTGTTCAATATTTACCGAGATTATTTTACCCTTCATTACCCTGTCCTTTCGAAGTTTATAAATTTTTTATACATAACATTATCGTAAACACAATCGGACATTCCCAAAAATGTCTTGTTGCTAAAAAAACTGTTTTAATTCAGAATGTATTCAGGATTTTTACTGTCTGAGGTGAATAATGAAAAAAAGTATAGACACTGAAAAAATAGAAAATGCTGTAAAACAAATACTCAAAGCAATAGGCGAAGACACTGACCGCGAAGGTTTAAAGGAAACACCCCAACGGATTTCCAAGATGTATCAGGAAATTTTTTCCGGCATACACAAAGATCCGGCTGACCACATCAAATTTTTTTATGCTGAAAACCATCAAGAAATGGTTGTTGTTAAAAATATTCCATTTTACTCCATGTGCGAACACCATCTGTTGCCTTTTTTCGGAAGCGCGGATATTGCCTATATCCCAGACAAAAAAATAACAGGGATCAGCAAACTTGCCCGCATTGTGGACACTTACGCCAAACGCCTGCAGCTTCAGGAAAGGCTCACCACACAGGTTGCCGAATTTATAATGAAAAATTTCCAGCCCCAGGGAGTAATGGTGGTACTCAAGGCCGAACATCTCTGCATGAGCATGCGCGGCATCCAGAAGCCAGGGACTGAAATCATTACTTCCGCTGTCCGGGGTGTTTTCGATTCTGATCCCAAAACCAGAAACGAGGCTCTGGAATTATTTAAGAAATAATCTGCAACATTCAGGGAACTTCTATAAATATACCTGAAAAAATTCTTAAATCCTGCCTCCGAATGAATAGACATAGAAAATCAAAAATGATACGATACTTAATAAAGGAAATTATGATACTCAAAGAATTTATATACAAAGTAGGATCGCTCATAAAAAACATTGGCATTAAAAAAAATCCCAAAGTAACTGAACCGTCATTACCACCAACCGCAACTTCTGGTAAAGAAATTACACAACCCAAGCAGGCTGATATAACTTTTTATGTAAAAAAACGCTCGGAACATCTGTATGAGGTTTCCTCTAAAGAATTTATCGGTCTCAAGGGACGAGGCGTAACTGCCGAGCAAGCTCTGGACAATTTAATGCAGATCATGAACGAAAAAATCGATGTTATGGTCAAAAATACACTAATTACTTCCCTGCACAAAGAAGAAATTAACAAAAAATATAAAAAACTGGTTGATAAATTTTATGCCAAATATATTGAAAAATCCTGGACCGGCAAACTTAAACGGAAACTTGCCAGCATATTGCACATTAAACCCAGGTATAGTGGTAAAACTCTGGAAGTCAACATATCCCTGAAAAAACCTTTAACAACCGAAACCATGCTCAGCAAAATGTTCACTCGCGAAATCCCGCAGTTCAATCTGGCCAAATTGCCCTATCCTCGCCTTGACAAGAAACTTTATAACCCCGCCATACCCGGTCTCGGGGCCGAAGAAAACAAAGTATATCTGAAAACTCAACAGAACAGTGAAGAAATTCCTATTCAAATGTTGATTGATAATGAAGGTAATTCTCTTGACGATGCGTTTTCTTTTGGTATCATAGTAAACTTAAATTAAATGAACGATCTCAGTGCCCTACGACATACTGCTTCTCACATTTTGGCCCAGGCTGTTTTGCGTCTTTATCCTGATGCAAAATTAGGCATAGGACCGGCTATTGATGACGGTTTCTATTATGATTTTGATCTGTCTGTTAATCTTGTACCTGAGGATCTGCTAAAAATTGAAGCGGAAGTGAAAAAAATTGTAAAAGAAAATCTGCCGCTTATCAAAAAAGTGCTTCCAAGAGATAAAGCACTGACGCTGCTTAAAGAAAAAAAGCAGCCCTACAAAATAGAACTGGTTAAAGAATTACCTGAAAACGAGGAAATTTCCTTCTATGAACAGGGCGAGTTTGTGGATTTGTGCAGAGGTCCTCATGTAGCCGCCACCGGAATAGTTAAAGCGATTAAATTGCTCAGAATTTCCGGAGCATACTGGCGCGGAAAAGAAACCAATCCCATGCTGCAACGAATTTACGGGATCGCCTTTGAAAATGAAACCGAGTTAACAGCTTATATGAAATTTCTGGAAGAAGCTGAAAAACGTGACCACCGCAAACTGGGCAAAGAACTGGACCTGTTCAGCACTCAGGAAAAAGCAGGCCCCGGCCTGATATATTGGCATCCTAAAGGTGCCCGTATCCGCCACGTAATTGAATCTTTCTGGAAAGAGGAACATTTTAATCACGGTTATGAATTAATATATTCCCCTCATATAGGTCAGAGCTGGCTATGGGAAACATCCGGGCATTTAGGGTTCTATAAGGAAAATATGTTTGCGCCCATGCAACTGGACGAACAGGATTATTTTGTTAAGCCTATGAATTGTCCCTTTCATATCCTGGTCTACAAGTCCTCGCTAAGGTCCTATCGCGATTTACCGCTTCGCTGGGCAGAACTGGGTACGGTTTACAGATATGAAAGATCCGGCGTTCTGCACGGTTTACTAAGAGTTCGCGGCTTTACTCAAGATGATGCTCACATTTTCTGTACTCCGGAACAAATGGAAAGCGAAATACTGGAAGTAATCAGATTCTCTATTTATATATGGAAAACCTTAGGTTTCACCGACCTGAATTTTTATCTGTCTACCAAACCAGAAGGTTCGGTAGGTGATCCCACGGAGTGGCGGGAAGCCGAAAAAGCGTTGAGAAATGCCTTGGAAAAAGAAAATATTACAAACTATAAAGTAGATGAAGGCGGCGGCGCATTCTACGGACCTAAAATAGATATTAAAATAAAAGACGCCTTAAAACGTGAATGGCAGGTATCCACGATACAGTTTGATTTCAATATGCCCAAACGTTTTGATATGACATATATCGGAGCTGATGGCAACAGACATCAACCTTATATGATACATAGAGCACTCCTGGGTTCTCTGGAAAGATTTTTTGGAATTTTGATCGAACATTATATGGGCAAATTTCCTTTCTGGCTTGCGCCCGTCCAATTCAAAACATTATGCATCACCAACCATGAAGAAACTCTGGTTTTTGCCATGCATATTAACGAACAATTAAAACTAAAGGGTTTTCGCGGCGCCATTGATGACCGTAATGAAAAACTGGGCTTAAAAATTCGTGAAGCGCAACTTGAACAAATTCCCTATATGATTATAATTGGAGATAACGAGGCCAAACAGAACAAGGTGTCTCTCAGAAAACACGGGGAATCCGCCACAACAATTTACTCTATCGAAGAAGTAATTAACCTGTTTGCGGATTTAACCAATAAAAAAGCCTGATTGACATGCTTTAGTAAGGAAAGGTATAATCGTTACGAATTTTTGGAGGTGTAAGCATAGTTAAACATTTGCCGAAGAATAAAGAAATAAGATCAGATAAAGTACGTTTTGTAGATATTGATAATAAATCACAAGAGATTATGACCCTGGCAGATGCCCTGAAGAAAGCGGAAGAGGCAAATTTGGATTTAGTTGCTGTATCTCCGGAAAGTAATCCGCCGGTTTGCAAGTTATTAGATTATAGTCACTATATATATAATCAGAACAAACTGGAAAAAAAGGTCAAAAAAAATACTAAGACCAATATTGTCAAAGAGCTGAAAATGAGCCCAAAAATCAGCGAAAATGACTATCAGGTTCGTTATAGGGCTACAATTAAATTTTTAGCCAAAGGGTATAAAGTAAAGGTATCAGTGCTATTCAGAGGTCGAGAAATTACTCATCCTGACCTGGGTTTATCGCTTCTCAAACGCTTAAGCGGTGAACTTCAGGATATAGCAATAGTTGAACATGGGCCGATTTTTAACGGTCCGATGGCTTCGATGGTTTTAGCATCTGCTAAAAAATAAATTATAGGAGATTTAGTATGCCAAAAATGAAAACAAGAAAAGCAGCAGCAAAAAGATTCATGCTGACCGGAAAGAATAAAATTACGCACTATTCTGCTGGCATGTCACATTTGCTTGAGCATGAGAGTTCCAAACCTAAACGTCACAGAAGAGGTAAAAGGGTTCTTAATGCCCAGAATAATGATAAAGTTAGAAAAATGTTAGGAGTATAAGGAGAAAGAAATGGTTAGAGTTAAACGTGGTAACGTAAAAGCAAAACACAGAAAAAAAATATTAAAACTGGCAAAAGGGTATTACGG includes the following:
- a CDS encoding ankyrin repeat domain-containing protein, with protein sequence MKGKIISVNIEQNELSDYMLFILEELGRGVNIFDGNETEQVLEELLNYKNIYPGQNNVLRILLGKIEPVATKYDLGFLLGAERPEIDENDEKTKVRVSIYICLERIDEMNAKLIMPRLARDFGVLKFGTAPGKFFTKNELLIKAADDNDLDKLQLLIKKGADVNATNEEGDTALTLSADKGHIKIVKKLLEIPGINVNTKNNYSDSALILAVDSGHLNVVKELVKFKELEVNAIGENGDTPLMLAAENGKMDIAEVLLHFPGIDISIQNSSGKTALDQAKKGGFQGIISLLEILYAKKE
- the folE gene encoding GTP cyclohydrolase I FolE, whose amino-acid sequence is MKKSIDTEKIENAVKQILKAIGEDTDREGLKETPQRISKMYQEIFSGIHKDPADHIKFFYAENHQEMVVVKNIPFYSMCEHHLLPFFGSADIAYIPDKKITGISKLARIVDTYAKRLQLQERLTTQVAEFIMKNFQPQGVMVVLKAEHLCMSMRGIQKPGTEIITSAVRGVFDSDPKTRNEALELFKK
- a CDS encoding ankyrin repeat domain-containing protein, which translates into the protein MLAKILSLAITSDHQLLKQKINRLAAGENIFKGDGADETIELLLHLKNLGISLIEEFSRINFFAYLKAEQKPEVFTFNYNDYSPLSGRPIHLSSIADLSKARKSIYVCLINLRESNKKAIKEQMAKNIASVRGRLSEDHKDIPRQLGQAAYDNDVYRMQALLELVNDINSKELREKELLINAAKDGHLEIVKLLIAKGINVNQKPEIGEETALIKAIENKYVDIVRELIKAKVDVNVVIQNQETPLIKACDKGCPFEIIEMLIKAGADVNAKAVHGNTALYEACGHCGDDADDYYLPIVKLLLACRADTNVQGWRETTPLIKAVNQGHLKIVRELLEADADTNIKDDNEKTALFYAVEDNNLKMAKLLIEYEADVNIPEKFYEYPIHIAIRKNNLRMLRLLIKAGAHKNVAKKIMSETPLFEALDKPILLAELLKYKIRLNKTNSFRQTALMEAAEHGNEAAVKMLLKAGARIDLKDWENRTALDIAKLKKRNTIVSLLEAAASEVNIQKK
- the thrS gene encoding threonine--tRNA ligase gives rise to the protein MNDLSALRHTASHILAQAVLRLYPDAKLGIGPAIDDGFYYDFDLSVNLVPEDLLKIEAEVKKIVKENLPLIKKVLPRDKALTLLKEKKQPYKIELVKELPENEEISFYEQGEFVDLCRGPHVAATGIVKAIKLLRISGAYWRGKETNPMLQRIYGIAFENETELTAYMKFLEEAEKRDHRKLGKELDLFSTQEKAGPGLIYWHPKGARIRHVIESFWKEEHFNHGYELIYSPHIGQSWLWETSGHLGFYKENMFAPMQLDEQDYFVKPMNCPFHILVYKSSLRSYRDLPLRWAELGTVYRYERSGVLHGLLRVRGFTQDDAHIFCTPEQMESEILEVIRFSIYIWKTLGFTDLNFYLSTKPEGSVGDPTEWREAEKALRNALEKENITNYKVDEGGGAFYGPKIDIKIKDALKREWQVSTIQFDFNMPKRFDMTYIGADGNRHQPYMIHRALLGSLERFFGILIEHYMGKFPFWLAPVQFKTLCITNHEETLVFAMHINEQLKLKGFRGAIDDRNEKLGLKIREAQLEQIPYMIIIGDNEAKQNKVSLRKHGESATTIYSIEEVINLFADLTNKKA
- the rpmI gene encoding 50S ribosomal protein L35, which translates into the protein MPKMKTRKAAAKRFMLTGKNKITHYSAGMSHLLEHESSKPKRHRRGKRVLNAQNNDKVRKMLGV
- the infC gene encoding translation initiation factor IF-3 — translated: MPKNKEIRSDKVRFVDIDNKSQEIMTLADALKKAEEANLDLVAVSPESNPPVCKLLDYSHYIYNQNKLEKKVKKNTKTNIVKELKMSPKISENDYQVRYRATIKFLAKGYKVKVSVLFRGREITHPDLGLSLLKRLSGELQDIAIVEHGPIFNGPMASMVLASAKK